From a region of the Rathayibacter sp. VKM Ac-2804 genome:
- the def gene encoding peptide deformylase: MTERQIRIFGDPVLKTVSAPIETVDDGIRGLVEDLVDSVRTPGRAGVAAPQIGVNLRAFSYNVDGVVGYILNPEIVELSGEPEPVDEGCLSVPNLWYPAIRYPHAKVRGTDLDGNEVVLEGDGLMAQALQHECDHLDGRLYLDRLSKDDRRAAMKEVRESSWF; this comes from the coding sequence ATGACCGAACGCCAGATCCGCATCTTCGGCGATCCCGTCCTGAAGACGGTGTCCGCCCCGATCGAGACCGTCGACGACGGGATCCGCGGACTGGTCGAGGACCTCGTCGACAGCGTGCGCACCCCCGGCCGCGCCGGCGTCGCCGCACCGCAGATCGGTGTCAACCTCCGCGCGTTCAGCTACAACGTCGACGGGGTCGTCGGCTACATCCTCAACCCCGAGATCGTCGAGCTCAGCGGCGAGCCCGAGCCCGTCGACGAGGGCTGCCTCTCCGTGCCGAACCTCTGGTACCCCGCGATCCGCTACCCGCACGCCAAGGTCCGCGGCACCGACCTCGACGGCAACGAGGTCGTCCTCGAGGGCGACGGCCTGATGGCCCAGGCCCTCCAGCACGAATGCGACCACCTCGACGGCCGCCTCTACCTCGACCGCCTCTCCAAGGACGACCGGCGGGCCGCCATGAAGGAAGTCCGCGAGAGCTCCTGGTTCTGA
- a CDS encoding MerR family transcriptional regulator, translating into MREVSRDVSGQRDLVLFTDGLPDLDADAGYRGAVAARAAGITYRQLDYWARTELVEPTVRGASGSGTQRLYGFRDILVLKLVKRLLDTGISLQQIRTAVNQLRESGVDDLAQTTLMSDGASVYLCTSNDEVIDLLSRGQGVFGIAVGKVLREVETSLVELDHQSVDPADELARRRASRKVG; encoded by the coding sequence ATGAGAGAAGTCAGCCGCGACGTCAGCGGCCAGCGCGACCTCGTCCTCTTCACCGACGGTCTGCCCGATCTCGACGCTGACGCGGGCTACCGCGGCGCCGTCGCCGCCCGGGCCGCCGGCATCACCTACCGTCAGCTCGACTACTGGGCGCGCACCGAGCTCGTCGAGCCGACGGTGCGCGGCGCGTCCGGCTCCGGCACCCAGCGCCTCTACGGCTTCCGCGACATCCTCGTGCTCAAGCTGGTCAAGCGCCTCCTTGACACCGGCATCTCGCTGCAGCAGATCCGCACCGCCGTCAACCAGCTCCGCGAGTCCGGCGTCGACGACCTCGCGCAGACCACGCTGATGAGCGACGGCGCCAGCGTCTACCTCTGCACCTCGAACGACGAGGTCATCGACCTCCTCAGCCGCGGCCAGGGCGTCTTCGGCATCGCCGTCGGCAAGGTCCTCCGCGAGGTCGAGACCAGCCTCGTCGAGCTCGACCACCAGTCGGTCGACCCCGCCGACGAGCTCGCCCGCCGCCGCGCCTCCCGCAAGGTCGGCTGA
- a CDS encoding AMP-dependent synthetase/ligase, which yields MEQFDSPLVVAPDPQANTTALLLDRVRETPDRALFALPEGGGWRDVTAREFLDQVTALAKGLVAAGIEPGDKVGLICKTRYEWTLIDFAVWFAGGVLVPVYETSSPAQVQWNLSDSGAHAVIVETAEHFARFDEIRADLPDVRLAWQIGLGDLDKLAARGVDVPDAEIERRRSLATGADVATIIYTSGSTGRPKGCIIRHSNFVELSRNSAVALTELIHQPGASTLLFITTAHVFARFIAILCVHGGVKVGHQADTKQLLPSLGSFKPTFLLAVPRVFEKVYNSAEQKAEAGGKGKIFRRAADVAVAHSIAVEAGSVPLALKLQFLLFDRLVYSKLRTAMGGNVRYAVSGSAPLGDRLGHFFHSLGIKILEGYGLTETTAPATVNRTERFKIGSVGPAMPGCSIRIAADGEIQVRGIDVFGGYWNDEKATAEAFDGEWFKTGDLGSLDEEGYLRVTGRKKEIIVTAGGKNVAPAALEDPIRANPLVGQVVVVGDQRPFIAALVTLDPEMLPTWLANNGQDATLTLEQAAVNPAVLAEVQRAVDAANARVSRAESIRKFVILPTEFTEASGHLTPKMSIKRNVILDDFAATISSVYSAAPATEGISLR from the coding sequence GTGGAGCAGTTCGATTCCCCCCTCGTGGTCGCGCCGGATCCGCAGGCCAACACGACGGCGCTGCTGCTCGACCGGGTGCGGGAGACCCCTGACCGAGCGCTCTTCGCCCTTCCCGAGGGCGGCGGCTGGCGCGACGTCACCGCCCGCGAGTTCCTCGACCAGGTGACCGCGCTCGCGAAGGGCCTCGTCGCGGCCGGCATCGAGCCCGGCGACAAGGTCGGACTGATCTGCAAGACCCGCTACGAGTGGACGCTGATCGACTTCGCCGTGTGGTTCGCCGGCGGCGTCCTCGTGCCGGTCTACGAGACCTCCTCCCCCGCGCAGGTGCAGTGGAACCTGTCCGACTCCGGTGCGCACGCCGTCATCGTCGAGACGGCCGAGCACTTCGCCCGCTTCGACGAGATCCGCGCGGACCTCCCCGACGTCCGGCTCGCCTGGCAGATCGGTCTGGGCGACCTCGACAAGCTCGCCGCCCGCGGGGTCGACGTGCCCGACGCCGAGATCGAGCGCCGCCGCTCGCTCGCCACCGGCGCGGACGTCGCGACGATCATCTACACCTCCGGCTCGACCGGCCGGCCCAAGGGCTGCATCATCCGGCACTCCAACTTCGTCGAGCTCAGCCGCAACTCCGCGGTCGCGCTGACCGAGCTGATCCACCAGCCGGGCGCGTCGACGCTGCTCTTCATCACGACGGCGCACGTCTTCGCGCGCTTCATCGCCATCCTCTGCGTGCACGGCGGGGTGAAGGTGGGGCACCAGGCCGACACGAAGCAGCTGCTCCCCTCGCTCGGCTCGTTCAAGCCGACGTTCCTCCTGGCCGTGCCGCGGGTGTTCGAGAAGGTCTACAACTCGGCCGAGCAGAAGGCCGAGGCGGGTGGGAAGGGGAAGATCTTCCGCCGCGCGGCCGATGTCGCCGTCGCGCACTCGATCGCGGTCGAGGCGGGCTCGGTGCCGCTCGCGCTGAAGCTGCAGTTCCTGCTGTTCGATCGGCTCGTCTACTCGAAGCTGCGCACCGCGATGGGCGGCAACGTCCGCTACGCCGTGTCGGGCTCCGCTCCGCTCGGCGACCGGCTCGGTCACTTCTTCCACAGCCTCGGCATCAAGATCCTCGAGGGCTACGGACTCACCGAGACGACGGCGCCCGCGACGGTCAACCGGACAGAGCGCTTCAAGATCGGCTCCGTCGGCCCGGCGATGCCCGGCTGCTCGATCCGGATCGCCGCCGACGGCGAGATCCAGGTGCGCGGCATCGACGTCTTCGGCGGGTACTGGAACGACGAGAAGGCGACGGCCGAGGCCTTCGACGGCGAGTGGTTCAAGACCGGCGACCTCGGCTCGCTCGACGAGGAGGGCTACCTCCGGGTCACCGGGCGGAAGAAGGAGATCATCGTCACCGCCGGCGGCAAGAACGTCGCGCCGGCCGCGCTCGAGGACCCGATCCGCGCCAACCCGCTCGTCGGCCAGGTCGTCGTCGTCGGCGACCAGCGCCCGTTCATCGCGGCACTGGTGACCCTCGACCCCGAGATGCTGCCGACCTGGCTCGCGAACAACGGGCAGGACGCGACGCTCACGCTCGAGCAGGCGGCCGTGAACCCGGCGGTCCTCGCCGAGGTGCAGCGCGCCGTCGACGCCGCGAACGCCCGCGTCTCCCGCGCCGAGTCCATCCGCAAGTTCGTCATCCTGCCCACCGAGTTCACCGAGGCGAGCGGCCACCTCACCCCGAAGATGAGCATCAAGCGGAACGTCATCCTCGACGACTTCGCGGCGACGATCAGCAGCGTCTACAGCGCCGCCCCCGCCACAGAGGGCATCAGCCTCCGCTGA
- a CDS encoding mycothione reductase gives MPEAVVDGIADDLAFDLIVLGAGSGNSIVGPEWAGSRVAILDDGEWFGGTCLNAGCIPTKMFVHVADIVTDVDQGDRVGVHGRVARPEWAEVRDRVFGRTDAISAGGLDYRANRSENVTVLRESFGFESLGDGVRPHVLVSASGLRISAPQVVVAAGSRPRPLLAAYEPDPRIHDSDSIMRIDELPARMLVLGGGAVAVEFAHIFSAFGTAVTVAVRGDRLLRSLDEGIARGFTALARERWDVRTGVSAESVEATPGGLVTTFDDGSRVETDTILVATGRDPNSDTIAAASVGIDLHPDGRVVVDDEQRVLSGGRVVPGLFALGDVSSEWQLKHVANHEARLVAHNLLHPQEMLSNTLAPVPGAIFAHPQIAHFGLTEREAGERGIDVVAVTQKFGSTAYGWAMEDDSSVCTLVVGLDGELLGAHLMGPQASILIQPLVQAASAGVGIRGLARSQYWPHPAASEVVENALLSAEEALRERTA, from the coding sequence GTGCCTGAGGCGGTCGTGGACGGCATCGCCGACGACCTCGCCTTCGACCTGATCGTGCTCGGCGCCGGATCCGGCAACTCGATCGTCGGCCCCGAGTGGGCCGGCTCCCGCGTCGCGATCCTCGACGACGGCGAGTGGTTCGGCGGCACCTGCCTCAACGCCGGCTGCATCCCCACGAAGATGTTCGTGCACGTCGCCGACATCGTGACCGACGTCGACCAGGGCGACCGGGTCGGCGTGCACGGCCGGGTGGCCCGGCCCGAGTGGGCCGAGGTGCGCGACCGCGTCTTCGGACGGACCGACGCGATCAGCGCCGGCGGGCTGGACTACCGGGCGAACCGCTCCGAGAACGTCACCGTGCTGCGCGAGAGCTTCGGCTTCGAGTCGCTCGGCGACGGCGTCCGGCCGCACGTGCTGGTGAGCGCGAGCGGTCTGCGGATCAGCGCCCCGCAGGTCGTGGTCGCCGCGGGCTCGCGTCCGCGCCCCCTCCTCGCGGCCTACGAGCCCGACCCGCGGATCCACGACTCCGACTCGATCATGCGGATCGACGAGCTCCCCGCGCGGATGCTCGTCCTCGGCGGCGGCGCGGTGGCGGTCGAGTTCGCGCACATCTTCTCGGCCTTCGGCACCGCGGTCACCGTCGCGGTCCGCGGCGACCGGCTGCTCCGCTCGCTCGACGAGGGCATCGCCCGCGGCTTCACGGCGCTGGCGCGCGAGCGCTGGGACGTCCGCACCGGCGTCTCCGCCGAGAGCGTCGAGGCCACTCCAGGCGGGCTCGTCACCACGTTCGACGACGGCTCCCGCGTCGAGACCGACACGATCCTCGTCGCCACCGGGCGCGACCCGAACAGCGACACCATCGCCGCGGCCTCCGTCGGCATCGACCTGCACCCCGACGGCCGCGTCGTCGTCGACGACGAGCAGCGCGTCCTCTCCGGCGGCCGCGTCGTCCCCGGGCTCTTCGCGCTCGGCGACGTCTCCTCCGAGTGGCAGCTCAAGCACGTCGCCAACCACGAGGCGCGGCTCGTCGCGCACAACCTGCTGCACCCGCAGGAGATGCTCTCGAACACCCTCGCGCCCGTGCCCGGCGCGATCTTCGCGCACCCGCAGATCGCGCACTTCGGCCTCACCGAGCGGGAGGCGGGGGAGCGCGGCATCGACGTCGTCGCCGTCACCCAGAAGTTCGGCTCCACCGCCTACGGCTGGGCCATGGAGGACGACTCCAGCGTCTGCACCCTCGTCGTCGGACTCGACGGCGAGCTGCTCGGCGCGCACCTGATGGGCCCGCAGGCGAGTATCCTCATTCAGCCGCTCGTCCAGGCCGCCAGTGCGGGGGTCGGGATCCGCGGACTCGCCCGCAGCCAGTACTGGCCGCACCCCGCGGCGAGCGAAGTCGTCGAGAACGCCCTCCTCTCCGCCGAGGAGGCACTGAGGGAGCGCACCGCATGA
- a CDS encoding ParA family protein, with protein MHVLSVSSLKGGVGKTTVTLGLASAAFSKGLRTLVVDLDPQSDVSTGMDINVAGHLNIADVLTSPKEKIVRSAIAPSGWTKERQGTIDVLIGSPSAINFDGPHPSIRDIWKLEEALASVEADYDLVLIDCAPSLNALTRTAWAASDRVAVVTEPGLFSVAAADRALRAIEEIRRGLSPRLQPLGIIVNRARVQSLEHQFRIKELRDMFGPLVLSPQLPERTSLQQAQGAAKPVHVWPGESAQEMAHNFDLLLDRVIRTGRIGEQAVPAATS; from the coding sequence ATGCATGTACTCAGCGTGAGCTCCCTCAAGGGCGGCGTCGGCAAGACCACCGTGACGCTCGGCCTTGCATCCGCGGCGTTCTCGAAGGGCCTGCGAACGCTGGTCGTCGACCTCGATCCGCAGTCCGACGTCTCGACCGGGATGGACATCAACGTCGCCGGTCACCTCAACATCGCGGACGTCCTCACGTCGCCCAAGGAGAAGATCGTCCGCTCGGCGATCGCGCCCTCCGGCTGGACGAAGGAGCGCCAGGGCACGATCGACGTCCTGATCGGCAGCCCCTCCGCGATCAACTTCGACGGCCCGCACCCCAGCATCCGCGACATCTGGAAGCTCGAGGAGGCGCTCGCGAGCGTCGAGGCCGACTACGACCTCGTGCTGATCGACTGCGCGCCCTCGCTCAACGCGCTCACCCGCACCGCCTGGGCCGCGAGCGACCGCGTCGCCGTCGTCACCGAGCCCGGTCTGTTCTCCGTGGCGGCCGCCGACCGCGCGCTGCGGGCGATCGAGGAGATCCGCCGCGGCCTGAGCCCGCGGCTGCAGCCGCTCGGCATCATCGTGAACCGCGCCCGCGTGCAGTCACTCGAGCACCAGTTCCGGATCAAGGAGCTGCGCGACATGTTCGGCCCGCTGGTCCTCAGCCCGCAGCTGCCCGAGCGCACGTCGCTCCAGCAGGCGCAGGGTGCCGCGAAGCCGGTGCACGTCTGGCCCGGCGAGAGCGCGCAGGAGATGGCGCACAACTTCGACCTGCTGCTCGACCGCGTCATCCGCACGGGGCGCATCGGCGAGCAGGCGGTGCCGGCGGCGACGAGCTAG
- a CDS encoding lysophospholipid acyltransferase family protein produces MFYWFMKHIVAGPLLKTIFRPWVVGADRVPATGGVILASNHLSFIDSVFLPLVIERNMVFLAKSDYFTGKGLKGWATKLFFTATGMLPIDRSGGKASEASLNTGLRVLAGGEALGIYPEGTRSPDGRMYRGRTGVARMVLEARVPVIPVAMIDTARIMPIGSRLPKLGRIGIVFGEPLDFSRFEGMEGDRFILRSITDEIMYELLALSGQEYLDVYATSVKEKRAALLR; encoded by the coding sequence TTGTTCTACTGGTTCATGAAGCACATCGTCGCGGGGCCCCTGCTCAAGACGATCTTCCGGCCCTGGGTGGTCGGCGCCGACCGCGTCCCGGCGACCGGTGGCGTCATCCTCGCGAGCAACCACCTCTCCTTCATCGACTCGGTGTTCCTCCCGCTGGTGATCGAGCGCAACATGGTCTTCCTCGCCAAGAGCGACTACTTCACCGGCAAGGGCCTCAAGGGCTGGGCGACGAAGCTCTTCTTCACGGCCACCGGCATGCTCCCGATCGACCGCTCGGGCGGCAAGGCCTCGGAGGCCTCGCTCAACACCGGGCTCCGCGTCCTGGCCGGCGGCGAGGCCCTCGGCATCTATCCCGAGGGCACCCGCAGCCCCGACGGGCGGATGTACCGCGGCCGCACCGGCGTCGCGCGGATGGTCCTCGAGGCGCGGGTGCCCGTCATCCCGGTGGCGATGATCGACACCGCCCGCATCATGCCGATCGGCAGCCGGCTGCCGAAGCTCGGCCGCATCGGCATCGTCTTCGGCGAGCCGCTCGACTTCAGCCGCTTCGAGGGCATGGAGGGCGACCGCTTCATCCTCCGCTCGATCACCGACGAGATCATGTACGAGCTGCTGGCGCTCAGCGGCCAGGAGTATCTCGACGTCTACGCGACCTCGGTCAAGGAGAAGCGCGCGGCCCTGCTGCGCTGA
- a CDS encoding ROK family glucokinase, giving the protein MHAIGIDIGGTKIAGALVDEFGGIVREDRQPTPAGHPELIVDVVVEMVARLREGLPAGDVSAVGVAAAGFIDASQSIVYYAPNINWRNEPFREKLSARIDLPIIIENDANAAGWAEFRYGAGRLVSDMLMLTIGTGVGGAIVINDRLLRGGFGAAAEIGHMRVVPGGLPCGCGARGCIEQYGSGRALQRFAAELADAGGIGQGIADARAKNGGELDGGVIAELISAGDLGALAALRQLGHWLGEAAASLSAVLDPQMFVIGGGVAQAGDLLLDPIRQAYLDNLPARGYHPEPEFRIAELVNDAGVVGAADLARLHASSL; this is encoded by the coding sequence GTGCACGCGATCGGTATCGACATCGGCGGCACGAAGATCGCGGGAGCGCTCGTCGACGAGTTCGGCGGCATCGTCCGCGAGGACCGCCAGCCGACGCCCGCCGGGCACCCGGAGCTCATCGTCGACGTCGTCGTCGAGATGGTGGCGCGCCTGCGCGAGGGCCTCCCCGCCGGCGACGTCTCGGCCGTGGGAGTCGCCGCGGCCGGCTTCATCGACGCCTCGCAGTCGATCGTCTACTACGCCCCCAACATCAACTGGCGCAACGAGCCCTTCCGCGAGAAGCTCTCGGCGCGCATCGACCTCCCGATCATCATCGAGAACGACGCCAACGCGGCCGGCTGGGCCGAGTTCCGCTACGGCGCCGGACGCCTCGTCAGCGACATGCTGATGCTCACCATCGGCACCGGCGTCGGCGGCGCGATCGTCATCAACGACCGGCTCCTGCGCGGCGGCTTCGGCGCGGCGGCGGAGATCGGCCACATGCGGGTCGTTCCCGGCGGGCTGCCCTGCGGCTGCGGAGCCCGCGGCTGCATCGAGCAGTACGGCTCCGGCCGGGCGCTGCAGCGCTTCGCCGCCGAGCTGGCCGACGCCGGCGGGATCGGTCAGGGCATCGCCGATGCGCGCGCGAAGAACGGCGGCGAGCTCGACGGCGGCGTCATCGCCGAGCTGATCAGCGCCGGCGACCTGGGCGCCCTCGCGGCCCTGCGACAGCTCGGCCACTGGCTCGGCGAGGCCGCGGCGAGTCTCAGCGCGGTGCTCGACCCGCAGATGTTCGTGATCGGCGGGGGAGTGGCGCAGGCCGGCGACCTGCTGCTCGATCCGATCCGCCAGGCCTACCTCGACAACCTGCCCGCCCGGGGGTACCACCCCGAGCCCGAGTTCCGCATCGCGGAGCTCGTCAACGACGCGGGGGTCGTCGGCGCCGCCGACCTCGCCCGCCTGCACGCGAGCTCGCTGTGA
- a CDS encoding 3-deoxy-7-phosphoheptulonate synthase class II translates to MVAGLDYWRELEIKQQPNWPDAAAVAAASAEVAALPPLVFAGEVDQLRERLGAAARGEAFLLQGGDCAETFAGATADQIRNRVKTVLQMAVVLTYGASMPVIKMGRMAGQFAKPRSSDLETRGDVTLPAYRGDIVNGYDFTPESRTADPRRIVQGYHTAASTLNLIRAFTQGGFADLRLVHYWNKGFTENPQNQRYEQLAREIDRAVKFMVACGADFEGMKRTEFYTGHEGLLMDYERPMTRIDSRTGTPYNTSSHFIWIGERTRELDGAHVDFLSRVRNPIGVKLGPSTTPETMLELIDKLDPDREPGRLTFITRMGAGKIRDALPPLLEAVKASDALPLWVTDPMHGNGLTTPTGYKTRRFDDVVDEVKGFFEAHRAAGTHPGGIHVELTGDDVTECLGGSEHIDEATLATRYESVCDPRLNHMQSLELAFLVAEELRQR, encoded by the coding sequence GTGGTCGCCGGCCTGGACTATTGGCGCGAGCTCGAGATCAAGCAGCAGCCGAACTGGCCCGACGCCGCCGCGGTCGCCGCCGCGTCCGCCGAGGTCGCGGCGCTGCCCCCGCTCGTCTTCGCGGGCGAGGTCGACCAGCTGCGCGAGCGCCTCGGTGCCGCGGCCCGCGGCGAGGCCTTCCTACTCCAGGGCGGCGACTGCGCCGAGACCTTCGCCGGCGCGACCGCCGACCAGATCCGCAACCGGGTGAAGACCGTGCTGCAGATGGCCGTCGTCCTGACCTACGGCGCGAGCATGCCCGTCATCAAGATGGGCCGCATGGCCGGCCAGTTCGCGAAGCCCCGCTCGAGCGACCTCGAGACCCGCGGCGACGTGACGCTGCCCGCCTACCGCGGCGACATCGTCAACGGCTACGACTTCACTCCGGAGTCGCGCACCGCCGACCCGCGCCGGATCGTCCAGGGCTACCACACGGCCGCCTCGACGCTGAACCTCATCCGCGCCTTCACCCAGGGCGGCTTCGCCGACCTCCGCCTCGTGCACTACTGGAACAAGGGCTTCACCGAGAACCCGCAGAACCAGCGCTACGAGCAGCTCGCCCGCGAGATCGACCGCGCGGTGAAGTTCATGGTGGCCTGCGGCGCCGACTTCGAGGGCATGAAGCGCACCGAGTTCTACACCGGCCACGAGGGCCTGCTGATGGACTACGAGCGCCCGATGACGCGGATCGACTCGCGCACCGGCACGCCGTACAACACCTCCAGCCACTTCATCTGGATCGGCGAGCGCACCCGCGAACTCGACGGCGCGCACGTCGACTTCCTCTCGCGCGTCCGCAATCCGATCGGCGTCAAGCTCGGCCCGTCGACGACCCCCGAGACGATGCTCGAGCTGATCGACAAGCTCGACCCGGACCGCGAGCCCGGGCGCCTCACCTTCATCACGCGGATGGGCGCCGGGAAGATCCGCGACGCCCTCCCGCCGCTGCTCGAGGCGGTCAAGGCGAGCGATGCGCTGCCGCTCTGGGTGACCGACCCGATGCACGGCAACGGCCTGACGACGCCCACCGGCTACAAGACCCGTCGCTTCGACGACGTGGTCGACGAGGTCAAGGGCTTCTTCGAGGCGCACCGCGCCGCAGGGACGCACCCGGGCGGCATCCACGTCGAGCTCACCGGCGACGACGTCACCGAGTGCCTCGGCGGCTCGGAGCACATCGACGAGGCGACCCTCGCCACCCGCTACGAGTCGGTCTGCGACCCGCGCCTCAACCACATGCAGTCGCTCGAGCTGGCCTTCCTGGTGGCCGAGGAGCTGCGCCAGCGCTGA
- a CDS encoding MinD/ParA family protein encodes MDERNDDQPDLDTGPTPRTALDAARDSEQYAPRASDTAPTRIPDGIRLESPAPARRRSSAPAPVEDPTVDVGRLGIPDAPGAVRPVSAGIAARDEVSVLPEDSGERPRGRGEQRPAEPAAEPEREPDAVATAAESSPGVTRRDRLRAESGTAGTSSAPESASMLTPDRLLEVNRKTRPAPTGGWNRFVYSLTFHTVNLGDSAKVQAWKAMDERIGRQFEGGTRFVPVMTRKGGVGKTTVTTLLGMALADSREDRIIAVDANPDRGTLAERVPKQTRSTVRDVVNRAAGVTGFTEFSTMVSRDETRLDVLASDTDPQLSEAFDEDDYNVVADLVERFYSIMLTDCGTGIVHSVMRATLQRADSVVIVSGGSVDEARLASETLTWLDANGYGDLVRNAVVALNTATQGTSLVKLEEIESHFRSRVRDIVRIPYDPVLAAGSVVKWEQLRPATQEAARVLAALVVEGIPVRRA; translated from the coding sequence ATGGATGAGCGCAACGACGACCAGCCCGATCTCGATACCGGCCCGACTCCTCGGACGGCGCTCGACGCGGCGCGGGACTCCGAGCAGTACGCCCCGCGCGCGAGCGACACCGCTCCCACCCGCATCCCGGACGGCATCCGGCTCGAGTCTCCGGCGCCCGCGCGGCGCCGGTCGAGCGCCCCGGCGCCCGTCGAGGACCCCACGGTCGACGTCGGCCGTCTCGGGATCCCCGACGCCCCCGGCGCCGTCCGTCCCGTCTCGGCCGGCATCGCCGCGCGCGACGAGGTGTCCGTGCTGCCCGAGGACTCCGGCGAGCGACCGCGTGGCCGCGGCGAGCAGCGCCCGGCCGAGCCCGCCGCCGAGCCCGAGCGCGAGCCCGACGCCGTCGCCACCGCCGCCGAGTCGAGTCCCGGGGTAACCCGCCGCGACCGCCTCCGCGCCGAGTCCGGCACCGCCGGCACGTCGTCGGCGCCCGAGTCCGCCTCGATGCTCACGCCGGACCGCCTGCTCGAGGTCAACCGCAAGACCCGGCCGGCGCCGACCGGCGGCTGGAACCGCTTCGTCTACAGCCTCACCTTCCACACCGTCAACCTCGGCGACTCCGCGAAGGTCCAGGCCTGGAAGGCGATGGACGAGCGGATCGGCCGCCAGTTCGAGGGCGGCACCCGCTTCGTCCCGGTGATGACCCGCAAGGGCGGCGTCGGCAAGACGACCGTGACCACCCTCCTGGGCATGGCCCTCGCCGACTCGCGCGAGGACCGCATCATCGCGGTCGACGCCAACCCCGACCGCGGCACTCTCGCCGAGCGCGTCCCCAAGCAGACCCGCTCCACCGTCCGCGACGTCGTCAACCGCGCCGCCGGAGTCACCGGCTTCACCGAGTTCTCCACGATGGTCTCGCGCGACGAGACCCGGCTCGACGTGCTCGCCTCCGACACCGACCCGCAGCTCTCCGAGGCCTTCGACGAGGACGACTACAACGTCGTCGCCGACCTCGTCGAGCGCTTCTACTCGATCATGCTCACCGACTGCGGCACCGGCATCGTGCACTCGGTGATGCGCGCCACGCTGCAGCGCGCGGACAGCGTGGTGATCGTCTCCGGCGGCAGCGTCGACGAGGCGCGCCTCGCCTCCGAGACCCTCACCTGGCTCGACGCGAACGGCTACGGCGATCTCGTCCGGAACGCCGTGGTCGCGCTGAACACCGCGACGCAGGGCACCAGCCTGGTGAAGCTCGAGGAGATCGAGTCGCACTTCCGCTCGCGGGTGCGCGACATCGTCCGCATCCCGTACGACCCGGTGCTCGCCGCCGGCTCGGTCGTGAAGTGGGAGCAGCTGCGCCCCGCGACCCAGGAGGCGGCGCGCGTGCTGGCCGCGCTCGTCGTCGAGGGCATCCCGGTCCGTCGTGCCTGA
- a CDS encoding MerR family transcriptional regulator, with protein MGRSTARALPSGSAALLSIGQVLSHLTTEFPDVTPSKLRFLEEQGLVSPARTESGYRKFSSGDVERLRMILALQRDHYLPLKVIRGYLDDVDAGREPSLPAGAGGAAPSLLAPATRLTRDGLASESGASPALVREAIAAGLVRGGDVFGEEAVTTLKALVDLGRSGIEPRHLRPLRIAVEREMSLIESVVASSARRGEASGSAGAAENAIGLAAHLGTIREAMVRSALSRLARS; from the coding sequence GTGGGCCGTTCGACCGCCCGCGCACTCCCGTCCGGCTCGGCCGCTCTGCTGAGCATCGGCCAGGTCCTCTCGCACCTCACCACCGAGTTCCCCGACGTCACCCCGTCGAAGCTCCGGTTCCTCGAGGAGCAGGGTCTCGTGTCACCCGCCCGCACCGAGTCGGGCTACCGCAAGTTCTCCTCCGGAGACGTCGAGCGCCTGCGGATGATCCTCGCGCTGCAGCGCGACCACTACCTGCCGCTCAAGGTGATCCGCGGCTACCTCGACGACGTCGACGCCGGCCGTGAGCCGTCCCTCCCCGCCGGTGCGGGCGGTGCCGCTCCCTCCCTGCTGGCCCCGGCCACCCGGCTGACCCGGGACGGCCTCGCGAGCGAGTCGGGCGCGAGCCCGGCGCTCGTCCGCGAGGCGATCGCCGCCGGTCTCGTCCGCGGCGGCGACGTCTTCGGCGAGGAGGCGGTCACGACGCTCAAGGCGCTCGTCGACCTCGGCCGCTCGGGCATCGAGCCGCGCCACCTCCGCCCGCTGCGCATCGCCGTCGAGCGCGAGATGTCCCTCATCGAGAGCGTCGTCGCCTCGAGCGCCCGCCGCGGCGAGGCCTCCGGGTCGGCCGGCGCCGCCGAGAACGCGATCGGCCTCGCCGCGCACCTCGGCACCATCCGCGAGGCGATGGTGCGCAGCGCGCTCTCACGGCTCGCGCGCTCGTGA
- a CDS encoding FHA domain-containing protein, producing MRGASSADPSVPVEPSTETTLTFTDDIGAQLAALDNRASREEAEAVGALPSGSALLVVRRGPNTGARFLLDTDSTTVGRHPDAGIFLDDVTVSRRHAEFVRRGTSFEVRDLGSLNGTYFDGVRIESAILTDGSEVQVGKFRLTFYASRADLVAAPDA from the coding sequence GTGCGCGGAGCGTCATCCGCAGATCCGTCCGTTCCCGTCGAGCCGTCGACGGAGACGACCCTCACGTTCACCGACGACATCGGCGCCCAGCTGGCGGCGCTCGACAACCGGGCGTCCCGCGAGGAGGCCGAGGCCGTCGGCGCCCTGCCCTCCGGCTCGGCGCTGCTCGTCGTGCGGCGGGGGCCCAACACCGGGGCCCGGTTCCTGCTCGACACCGACTCGACGACGGTCGGTCGTCACCCCGATGCGGGCATCTTCCTCGACGACGTCACGGTCTCGCGCCGTCACGCCGAGTTCGTCCGCCGCGGCACCTCGTTCGAGGTCCGCGACCTGGGCTCGCTGAACGGCACCTACTTCGACGGTGTCCGGATCGAGTCCGCGATCCTCACCGACGGCTCCGAGGTGCAGGTCGGCAAGTTCCGCCTCACCTTCTACGCGTCCCGCGCCGACCTCGTCGCCGCTCCGGACGCGTAG